Proteins from a single region of Desulfovibrio sp. Huiquan2017:
- a CDS encoding electron transport complex subunit E, with amino-acid sequence MSTLWKEFSKGLWHDLPPFKLVLGLCPTLAVTKTAYNGFGMGVAVIFVLALSNMLVSMLRKIIPSKVRIACFIVVAASLVVCVELLMQAYAYPLYLQLGIFVPLIVVNCIILGRAEAFASKNPVLLSVADGMGMGIGFTLSLTFLGSLRELFGYGTWFGMHVMGTWFKPFGFMVEAPGAFVCLGLVLTGMNALTNWQRKTKGLEAVEGPVHDCKTCGMCASKPRT; translated from the coding sequence ATGAGCACATTGTGGAAGGAATTTTCAAAAGGCCTGTGGCACGACCTGCCGCCGTTCAAGCTGGTCCTGGGACTGTGCCCCACCCTGGCCGTGACCAAGACCGCATACAACGGCTTCGGCATGGGCGTGGCCGTCATCTTCGTCCTGGCCCTGTCGAATATGCTGGTCTCCATGTTGCGCAAGATCATCCCGTCCAAAGTGCGCATCGCCTGCTTCATCGTGGTGGCCGCTTCGCTTGTGGTCTGCGTGGAGTTGCTCATGCAGGCGTATGCCTATCCGCTGTACCTGCAACTCGGTATTTTCGTGCCGCTGATCGTGGTCAACTGCATCATCCTCGGCCGGGCCGAGGCCTTTGCCTCGAAGAATCCGGTCCTGCTGTCCGTGGCCGACGGTATGGGCATGGGCATAGGCTTCACCCTGTCCCTGACCTTCCTGGGCTCCCTGCGCGAGCTGTTCGGCTACGGCACCTGGTTCGGCATGCACGTCATGGGGACCTGGTTCAAGCCCTTCGGCTTCATGGTTGAGGCACCGGGCGCCTTCGTCTGCCTGGGCCTCGTGCTCACGGGCATGAACGCCCTGACAAACTGGCAGCGCAAGACCAAGGGGCTGGAGGCCGTCGAGGGCCCGGTCCACGACTGCAAGACCTGCGGCATGTGCGCCAGCAAGCCGAGAACATAG
- a CDS encoding HD domain-containing protein produces MSLPAHEELIREFAEKHLTGEENNDYHIRLKLDHTMRVLDNARAIIEAEKITGRTGELAVMAALYHDIGRFPQFARYRTFRDAESVSHGRMGVLALRGLDLPGGFSPAEWRLIRAAVGLHNAKDVNPRLRPPLATMVDVTRDADKLDIFTVILDYMEQPHTPGRAVLFRLKTDPTRCTPAVLNAVLSAGSCDYSLLRYEKDFLLLMTGWIFSLTYATSGRLLLERGLVARTFALLPEIPESEILKAKVLDHLHARGSANF; encoded by the coding sequence ATGTCCCTGCCCGCACACGAAGAACTGATCCGGGAATTCGCCGAAAAACACCTCACCGGCGAGGAAAACAACGACTACCACATCCGCCTGAAGCTCGACCACACCATGCGCGTCCTGGACAACGCGCGGGCGATCATCGAAGCGGAAAAGATCACCGGCCGCACCGGGGAACTGGCCGTCATGGCCGCCCTGTATCACGACATCGGGCGCTTTCCGCAATTCGCGCGTTACCGGACATTCCGGGACGCGGAGTCCGTCAGCCACGGACGCATGGGCGTGCTCGCCCTGCGCGGCCTCGACCTGCCCGGCGGCTTTTCCCCGGCCGAATGGCGGTTGATCCGAGCCGCCGTGGGCCTGCATAACGCCAAGGATGTCAACCCACGCCTCCGTCCCCCTTTGGCCACCATGGTCGATGTCACCCGCGACGCGGACAAGCTCGACATCTTTACCGTCATCCTGGACTACATGGAGCAGCCCCATACCCCTGGCCGGGCGGTCCTCTTCCGGCTCAAGACAGACCCCACGCGCTGTACCCCGGCGGTTCTGAACGCGGTCTTGTCCGCCGGGTCCTGCGACTATTCCCTGCTCCGCTACGAAAAAGACTTCCTGCTGCTCATGACCGGCTGGATATTTTCCCTGACCTACGCCACCTCGGGCCGACTGCTGCTCGAACGCGGCCTGGTGGCCCGAACCTTCGCGCTGCTGCCCGAAATCCCGGAAAGCGAAATCCTGAAGGCCAAGGTCCTCGACCACCTGCACGCCCGGGGATCGGCCAACTTCTGA
- a CDS encoding electron transporter RnfC — MSDFNFSLLCGETGPLTTSSRPDRLRLSMEGLTPILGVGEQVLAGTKVAVGNGPDKGDLHAPLAGTILELEPHSMFIEMGSGGKLAPVTPCVEGGDPLRQWLKSMGMDVGALYKASTLIINGVPPEPGISAFEPLLRDYRKTLELGLETIRKVIEPTKMFLVAAKGNRANAFANCTVAHVPPVYPNGLDPLVYKAILKQEVLPGSRPKNATILSVRELYAVGRVMETGRPVTETVMTIGGQNRLVRVGTPVGLLAAEAGVQVQPGDRAVLGGPLRGLAAVNLEQGVDKDTYGLTLMRREAGFETTDNFCLGCGACERHCPARIMPGMISRCAEFKQFERAEAYHIHSCMECGLCGYWCTAQRPLLQYIRLAKYELALLAGAHAPDTPPDDKLKEQTGDTPC; from the coding sequence ATGAGCGATTTCAATTTCAGCCTGCTGTGCGGCGAAACCGGGCCCCTGACCACGTCCTCCCGGCCGGACCGGCTGCGCCTGTCCATGGAGGGCCTGACCCCGATCCTGGGCGTGGGCGAACAGGTCCTGGCGGGCACCAAAGTGGCCGTGGGCAACGGTCCGGACAAGGGCGATCTGCACGCCCCCCTGGCCGGAACCATCCTCGAACTGGAGCCCCACTCGATGTTTATCGAGATGGGCAGCGGCGGCAAGCTGGCGCCCGTCACCCCCTGCGTCGAGGGCGGCGATCCCCTCCGGCAATGGCTCAAATCCATGGGTATGGACGTGGGCGCCCTGTACAAGGCCTCCACCCTGATCATCAACGGGGTCCCGCCCGAGCCCGGCATCTCCGCGTTCGAGCCTCTGCTGCGCGACTACCGCAAGACCCTGGAACTGGGGTTGGAAACGATCCGCAAGGTGATCGAGCCAACCAAAATGTTCCTGGTGGCGGCCAAAGGCAACCGGGCCAATGCCTTCGCCAACTGCACCGTGGCCCATGTCCCCCCGGTCTACCCCAACGGGCTCGACCCGCTGGTCTACAAGGCGATCCTCAAACAGGAGGTCCTGCCCGGCTCCCGGCCGAAAAACGCCACCATCCTGTCTGTCCGCGAACTATACGCCGTCGGCCGGGTCATGGAGACGGGCCGCCCCGTGACCGAGACGGTCATGACCATCGGCGGCCAGAACCGGCTGGTGCGCGTGGGCACCCCCGTGGGCCTCCTGGCCGCCGAGGCCGGAGTCCAAGTGCAACCCGGCGACCGCGCCGTCCTGGGCGGCCCCCTACGCGGCCTGGCCGCGGTCAATCTGGAGCAGGGGGTGGACAAGGACACCTACGGCCTGACCCTCATGCGCCGCGAGGCGGGCTTCGAAACCACGGACAATTTCTGTCTCGGCTGCGGCGCGTGCGAACGCCACTGCCCGGCCCGGATCATGCCGGGCATGATCAGCCGCTGCGCCGAATTCAAACAGTTCGAACGGGCCGAGGCCTACCACATACACTCCTGCATGGAATGCGGCCTATGCGGCTATTGGTGCACGGCCCAACGCCCGCTGCTGCAATACATCCGCCTGGCAAAGTACGAACTGGCCCTGCTGGCCGGCGCGCACGCCCCGGACACCCCCCCGGATGACAAACTGAAGGAGCAGACCGGAGACACGCCATGCTGA
- a CDS encoding PilZ domain-containing protein — protein sequence MDIAVGDSIILEVSTFEDRFLGLVAGLKADGRLTVFADVPDAVVERLATDAFAQVRYVYDGKLLGFHTRVLKTVDTPSTIFELAAPRKIFDAEERREPRCACSFPAFVVNGGQAVRGVLEDMSASCTRVRFLGDDRGGCPVEKDDRVRLTFHPFDMDGQGIGVGCSVFKTFMKDRTHYAVLRFNNDEPDARKRISGFIEAQVCCRIPGV from the coding sequence ATGGATATCGCCGTGGGCGACAGCATCATTCTGGAGGTCTCGACCTTCGAGGACCGCTTCCTCGGGCTGGTCGCCGGGCTCAAGGCCGACGGCCGCCTGACGGTCTTTGCCGATGTGCCCGACGCGGTGGTCGAGCGATTGGCGACGGACGCCTTCGCCCAGGTCCGCTACGTCTACGACGGCAAGCTGCTCGGCTTCCATACCCGCGTCCTGAAAACCGTGGACACGCCTTCCACAATTTTTGAATTGGCCGCCCCTCGGAAGATCTTCGACGCCGAGGAGCGTAGGGAGCCGCGTTGCGCCTGCTCGTTCCCGGCTTTCGTGGTCAACGGCGGACAGGCCGTCCGGGGGGTGTTGGAGGATATGTCCGCCAGTTGCACCCGCGTGCGTTTTTTGGGCGACGACCGAGGCGGCTGTCCCGTGGAAAAGGACGACCGCGTGCGTCTGACCTTTCATCCTTTCGACATGGACGGGCAGGGCATCGGCGTGGGGTGCTCGGTGTTCAAGACCTTTATGAAGGACCGCACGCACTATGCGGTGCTGCGTTTCAACAACGACGAACCGGATGCCCGCAAGCGGATATCCGGTTTCATCGAGGCCCAGGTCTGCTGCCGCATCCCCGGGGTATAG
- a CDS encoding RnfABCDGE type electron transport complex subunit A, translated as MDYFVLVIAAIFVNNIVLAQYLGNCPFIGTSKESGVALGMGLAVVFVATLAAVITWCVQEYLLAPNGLDYLQTIAFILVIAALVQFVEMFLKKVIPPLYKSLGIFLPLITTNCAVLGIAIICQREEYGLFETFLFSLASGVGFMLALVLLAGIRERLDLARVPMAMKGTPLGLIMAGLMSLAFFAFKGMAS; from the coding sequence ATGGACTACTTCGTACTCGTCATCGCCGCCATCTTCGTCAACAACATCGTGTTGGCGCAGTACCTGGGCAACTGCCCGTTCATCGGCACGTCCAAGGAGTCGGGCGTGGCGCTCGGCATGGGGCTGGCCGTGGTCTTCGTGGCCACCCTGGCCGCCGTCATCACCTGGTGCGTGCAGGAGTACCTGCTTGCCCCCAATGGCCTCGACTACCTCCAGACCATCGCCTTCATCCTGGTCATCGCCGCCCTGGTGCAGTTCGTGGAGATGTTCCTGAAAAAGGTCATTCCGCCCCTGTACAAATCGCTGGGCATCTTTCTGCCGCTGATCACCACCAACTGCGCGGTGCTCGGCATAGCCATCATCTGCCAACGCGAGGAATACGGCCTGTTCGAGACCTTCCTCTTCTCCCTGGCCTCGGGCGTGGGCTTCATGCTGGCCCTGGTCCTCCTGGCGGGCATCCGCGAACGCCTCGACCTGGCCCGGGTGCCCATGGCCATGAAAGGCACTCCGCTCGGCCTGATCATGGCCGGGCTCATGTCCCTGGCCTTCTTCGCATTCAAGGGAATGGCCTCCTAG
- a CDS encoding FAD-dependent oxidoreductase: protein MSDTLYDVVILGSGPGGLQAAIHASRKKARTLMLGRIDNSSLYWAHVENYCCQIKISGEEILKKGRVQAESFGAEFRDEDVLAIEPDGKTFSLKLESGDTVRAKTIILATGSSRNKLGVPGEKELLGKGVSYCVDCDAGFYRNEVVAVAGCRSAAAGGAVALTNFASEVHLYCQELDVNEGLSKQLTDTGVHVHEGVTIKEIQGDDAVRSVLLDDGSTQDVSGVFIELGAKGVLELTAMLGVRLDENMKYIEADKKQRTNVEGVYAAGDICGPPLQMAKAVGEGCVAGIEAATYAKKLEVGA, encoded by the coding sequence ATGTCCGATACGCTCTACGACGTCGTCATACTCGGTTCCGGCCCCGGCGGCCTTCAGGCGGCCATCCATGCTTCACGCAAAAAGGCCCGGACCCTCATGCTCGGCCGCATCGACAATTCCAGCCTGTACTGGGCTCATGTGGAAAACTACTGCTGTCAGATCAAGATATCCGGCGAGGAAATCCTCAAGAAGGGCCGCGTCCAAGCCGAAAGCTTCGGGGCCGAATTCCGCGACGAAGACGTCCTGGCCATCGAGCCGGACGGCAAAACGTTCTCACTCAAACTCGAATCCGGCGACACGGTCCGGGCCAAGACCATTATCCTGGCCACGGGTTCCAGCCGCAACAAGCTGGGTGTGCCCGGCGAAAAGGAACTGCTCGGCAAGGGCGTGAGCTACTGCGTGGACTGCGACGCGGGCTTCTACCGAAACGAAGTGGTGGCCGTGGCCGGTTGCCGTAGCGCCGCCGCGGGCGGAGCCGTGGCCTTGACCAACTTCGCGAGCGAGGTGCACCTCTACTGCCAGGAACTGGACGTCAACGAAGGATTGAGCAAGCAGTTGACCGACACCGGCGTACACGTCCACGAGGGCGTGACCATCAAGGAAATCCAAGGGGACGACGCGGTCCGGTCCGTGCTCCTGGACGACGGCTCCACTCAAGACGTCAGCGGCGTGTTCATCGAATTGGGCGCCAAGGGCGTGCTGGAATTGACCGCCATGCTCGGCGTGCGGTTGGATGAAAACATGAAATATATCGAGGCGGACAAAAAGCAGCGCACCAACGTGGAAGGCGTGTACGCCGCAGGCGACATCTGCGGCCCGCCCCTCCAGATGGCCAAGGCCGTCGGCGAGGGATGCGTCGCGGGCATCGAAGCCGCCACCTACGCCAAGAAGCTTGAGGTCGGCGCATAG
- a CDS encoding cytochrome c3 family protein has protein sequence MQKRYLPITIVTAVLFLVAVGGYLAPAGSEGPPVRVLLENKGGKVILNHARHIDDMNGRCADCHHTSADDNNPPACGSCHVAKFDEAFKAGHQKTMDKRQCAACHHAGASIAKFNHAEHADDYTSGDCLSCHHDKDIEPEPQACANCHTDGADSRPSLRDAAHARCADCHEDLYKEGAVGCTRCHERKAEPAVEASYRACADCHTGPTDRLIPTTMTAYHDQCRGCHEKNGSGPFDDDACYQCHMK, from the coding sequence TTGCAAAAACGGTATCTTCCCATCACCATCGTGACCGCCGTCCTTTTTCTCGTCGCCGTCGGCGGCTACCTGGCTCCGGCCGGTTCGGAAGGACCGCCCGTCCGGGTGCTCCTCGAAAACAAGGGGGGCAAGGTCATCCTGAACCATGCCCGGCACATCGACGACATGAACGGCCGGTGCGCCGACTGTCACCACACCTCGGCCGACGACAACAATCCGCCCGCCTGCGGCTCCTGCCACGTCGCCAAATTCGACGAGGCCTTCAAAGCCGGCCATCAGAAAACCATGGACAAAAGGCAGTGCGCCGCCTGCCATCACGCCGGGGCGAGTATCGCCAAATTCAACCACGCCGAACACGCCGACGACTACACCTCCGGCGACTGCCTGTCCTGCCATCACGACAAGGATATCGAACCCGAACCGCAGGCCTGCGCCAACTGCCATACGGACGGGGCCGACTCCCGCCCATCCCTGCGCGACGCGGCCCACGCCAGGTGCGCGGACTGCCATGAAGACCTTTATAAGGAAGGAGCCGTGGGCTGCACCCGCTGCCACGAGCGCAAGGCCGAACCGGCCGTCGAGGCCAGCTACCGGGCCTGCGCCGATTGCCACACCGGGCCCACCGACCGGCTGATCCCCACCACCATGACGGCTTACCATGACCAATGCCGGGGCTGCCACGAGAAGAACGGCAGCGGCCCGTTCGATGACGACGCCTGCTACCAATGCCACATGAAATAA
- the rnfG gene encoding RnfABCDGE type electron transport complex subunit G, translating to MKEMIKMVLVLSLICGLSGLTLATVRQSTSARIEEQVMTYVQGPALSQIFTGYDNNPIKDRKTFDLPDGPVTVFPAMKNGKLLGVAFETFGKGFGGPVGIMVGFNIDGTTLAGIGTTTLKETPGLGMRLVEPEYRDQFRGHTTKSVALTKDGGDIAAIAGATISSTGSVAAVNEAIGIFQQIKDKIHETWAS from the coding sequence ATGAAGGAAATGATCAAAATGGTCCTGGTCCTGTCGCTCATCTGCGGCTTGTCCGGCCTAACCCTGGCCACGGTACGCCAGTCCACATCCGCGCGCATCGAAGAGCAGGTCATGACCTACGTGCAGGGCCCGGCCCTGTCCCAGATATTCACCGGCTACGACAACAATCCGATCAAGGACCGCAAGACCTTCGACCTGCCCGACGGCCCCGTGACCGTGTTCCCGGCCATGAAGAACGGCAAGCTCCTGGGCGTGGCTTTCGAAACCTTCGGCAAGGGCTTCGGCGGGCCGGTGGGCATAATGGTCGGCTTCAACATCGACGGGACCACCCTGGCGGGCATCGGCACCACCACTCTCAAGGAGACCCCCGGCCTGGGCATGCGTCTGGTCGAGCCCGAATACCGCGACCAGTTCCGGGGACACACCACCAAGTCCGTGGCCCTGACCAAGGACGGCGGCGACATCGCGGCCATTGCCGGAGCGACCATCTCGTCCACGGGCAGCGTGGCCGCAGTCAACGAGGCCATCGGAATCTTTCAACAGATCAAGGACAAAATCCACGAAACGTGGGCATCATAG
- a CDS encoding RnfABCDGE type electron transport complex subunit D: MLKPLNPILTVTVPPHVHCGRTIQRHMLDTLLALMPAAILAVAVFGMGALRVMALSCAVAVTAEVLLNRIMKREQSVDDYSAPVTGLLFAFLLPASSPWWLVTVGAFAAIVLGKMIFGGLGGSPLCPPLVGWAVCRISWGSYMDTNATMLSSQLAAPLQQLKYFGAESIGSIHYQDLLLGNQLGGLGAVHVAALLAGAAYLLLRGRIAWEIPAGFFGGLLLTAWLYRLLDPTVYAPPLFHLLAGGAVFGAFFLATDPPSSPIGRIPALLFGLMAGAMVIVIRVYGLYPDGVPFAILLANLFTPLLDRIRPKPFGGPYSFFNGTEGA; encoded by the coding sequence ATGCTGAAGCCGCTCAATCCCATCCTGACCGTGACCGTCCCGCCGCACGTGCATTGCGGCCGGACCATCCAACGCCACATGCTCGACACCCTTCTCGCGCTCATGCCCGCCGCCATCCTGGCCGTGGCCGTCTTCGGCATGGGAGCCCTCCGGGTCATGGCCTTGTCCTGCGCCGTGGCTGTGACCGCCGAGGTCCTGCTCAACCGGATAATGAAGCGCGAGCAGTCCGTGGATGACTACAGCGCCCCGGTCACCGGACTGTTGTTCGCCTTCCTGCTCCCGGCATCGAGCCCATGGTGGCTGGTAACGGTCGGCGCGTTCGCCGCCATCGTCCTGGGCAAGATGATTTTCGGAGGCCTGGGCGGCAGCCCGCTCTGTCCGCCCCTGGTCGGCTGGGCCGTGTGCCGCATCTCCTGGGGAAGCTACATGGACACCAACGCGACCATGCTTTCCTCCCAACTGGCCGCCCCCCTGCAACAGCTCAAATATTTCGGTGCGGAGTCCATCGGCTCCATCCATTACCAAGATCTGCTTCTGGGCAACCAGCTCGGCGGCCTGGGGGCCGTGCATGTGGCCGCCCTCCTGGCGGGTGCGGCCTATCTGCTGCTGCGCGGCCGCATCGCCTGGGAAATCCCGGCAGGGTTCTTCGGCGGGCTGCTGCTGACGGCCTGGCTTTATCGCCTTCTGGACCCCACGGTCTACGCCCCGCCCCTGTTCCATCTGCTGGCGGGCGGCGCGGTCTTCGGCGCTTTTTTCCTGGCCACGGACCCGCCGTCCAGCCCCATAGGGCGGATTCCCGCCCTGCTCTTCGGGCTCATGGCCGGGGCCATGGTCATCGTCATCCGGGTGTACGGCCTGTATCCCGACGGCGTCCCCTTCGCCATCCTCCTGGCCAACCTGTTCACCCCGCTGCTGGACCGCATCCGGCCCAAACCCTTCGGCGGCCCCTACTCCTTCTTCAACGGCACGGAGGGCGCGTAA
- a CDS encoding potassium:proton antiporter: MLKTLGILAWGGCLLTLVWQGAVWAVTGTRPVLTLMDVLSKLFGLDMLTLASEFPLDIAAKAAYVLVTTELALFLWWAGAALFGLMFAFGLLGRG; this comes from the coding sequence ATGCTCAAAACACTCGGAATCCTCGCCTGGGGTGGATGCCTGCTGACCCTGGTCTGGCAAGGCGCCGTCTGGGCCGTCACCGGGACCCGGCCCGTCCTGACTCTCATGGATGTGCTGAGCAAGTTGTTCGGCCTGGACATGCTGACCCTGGCGAGCGAGTTTCCCCTGGATATCGCCGCCAAGGCGGCCTACGTGCTCGTCACCACGGAACTGGCTCTCTTCCTGTGGTGGGCGGGAGCGGCCTTGTTCGGTCTGATGTTCGCCTTCGGCCTGCTCGGCCGGGGATAA
- a CDS encoding FAD-dependent oxidoreductase yields the protein MITASVLILLGIGFTSAVILAVASKLLYVYEDPRIAQVESVLAGANCGGCGFPGCAGAAQGVVDGKAGATVCVIGGDAVATKVAAIMGLEFATMEKQIAFVDCTGGERAEEVYRYAGVKDCRAQHMLYSGSKMCPEGCLGFGTCVTACQFGAIEMGPNGYPVVDPNLCTACGGCAQVCPRGVITIWGMTARITHLNLETDCLAPCRQRCPGQINIPRYIEQVSRGDYAGALETIRERIPMPLSIGRICPHPCESVCRRGHVDEPVGINMIKRFAADWEMNSGVRLPIACAPETGRKVAVVGGGPAGLSCAFFLRRLGHSPTIFESMPKLGGQLRYGIPEYRLPKDVLDWEIQGILDLGVDVQYERFFGKDFSLNTLREEGFEAVFLGIGAWMNLNLRIDNEDARGVSTGTEFLTKIGLGIDTGTGKKVVVVGGGNTAIDTARTSLRLGADVTLMYRRTRDEMPANTEEIIGAEEEGVNYLFLAAPTRIVKNDAGHVTHIEYIKMTLGEPDQSGRRRPVPIEGSETLMEADTVYTAIGQKPELSCLYENGVCPLEETRWRTLAADPDTLGTALPHVFTGGDMHTGPALVITALGEGRKAARSIHQYLNGETPHVTERTQRDLLAYTMFTDVPDVGYRERSEMPLLAQCDERACTFDEIEGALSEEQAKHETCRCLRCGLTCYNRDIDNGQECFNGDCVKNQ from the coding sequence ATGATCACCGCTTCCGTACTTATTCTTCTCGGCATCGGGTTCACATCCGCCGTTATCCTGGCCGTGGCCTCCAAGCTGCTCTACGTCTACGAGGACCCGCGAATCGCCCAGGTGGAGAGTGTGCTGGCCGGGGCCAACTGCGGCGGCTGCGGCTTTCCCGGCTGCGCCGGGGCGGCCCAGGGCGTTGTGGACGGCAAGGCCGGAGCCACCGTCTGCGTCATCGGCGGCGACGCCGTGGCCACCAAGGTGGCCGCCATCATGGGCCTCGAATTCGCCACCATGGAAAAACAGATCGCCTTTGTGGACTGCACCGGCGGCGAACGGGCCGAGGAAGTCTACCGCTACGCCGGGGTCAAGGACTGCCGCGCCCAGCACATGCTCTACAGCGGTTCCAAGATGTGCCCCGAGGGTTGCCTGGGCTTCGGCACCTGCGTCACGGCCTGCCAGTTCGGGGCCATAGAGATGGGCCCCAACGGCTATCCGGTGGTGGACCCCAACCTGTGCACCGCCTGCGGCGGCTGCGCACAGGTCTGCCCGCGCGGCGTGATCACCATCTGGGGCATGACCGCGCGCATCACCCACCTGAACCTCGAAACCGACTGCCTGGCCCCATGCCGCCAGAGATGCCCGGGGCAGATCAACATTCCCCGTTACATCGAGCAGGTCTCGCGCGGCGACTATGCCGGGGCCCTGGAGACCATCCGCGAACGCATCCCCATGCCCCTGTCCATCGGCCGGATATGCCCCCACCCCTGCGAGAGCGTCTGCCGACGAGGGCACGTGGACGAGCCCGTGGGCATCAACATGATCAAGCGGTTCGCGGCGGACTGGGAGATGAACTCCGGCGTCCGCCTGCCCATCGCCTGCGCCCCGGAGACCGGCCGCAAGGTGGCCGTTGTCGGCGGCGGTCCGGCCGGACTGTCCTGCGCTTTTTTCCTGCGCCGCCTGGGGCACAGCCCGACCATCTTTGAATCCATGCCCAAACTCGGCGGTCAGCTCAGATACGGCATACCGGAATACCGGCTACCCAAGGACGTGCTCGACTGGGAGATCCAGGGCATCCTCGATCTGGGCGTCGACGTGCAATACGAGCGGTTCTTCGGCAAGGATTTTTCCCTGAACACCCTGCGCGAGGAAGGCTTTGAAGCCGTGTTCCTCGGCATCGGCGCGTGGATGAACCTAAACCTGCGCATCGACAACGAGGACGCCAGAGGCGTGTCCACGGGAACGGAATTCCTGACCAAGATAGGGTTGGGCATCGACACCGGCACCGGCAAAAAAGTCGTCGTCGTGGGAGGCGGCAATACCGCCATCGACACGGCGCGCACCAGCCTGCGCCTGGGCGCGGATGTGACCCTCATGTATCGCCGCACCCGGGACGAGATGCCCGCCAACACGGAGGAGATCATCGGCGCCGAGGAGGAAGGCGTCAACTACCTCTTCCTGGCCGCGCCCACGCGCATCGTCAAAAACGACGCGGGGCACGTGACCCATATCGAATACATCAAAATGACGCTCGGCGAGCCCGACCAGTCCGGCCGTCGCCGCCCCGTCCCCATCGAGGGGTCCGAAACCCTCATGGAAGCGGATACCGTGTACACCGCCATCGGCCAAAAACCCGAGCTCTCCTGCCTGTACGAAAACGGCGTCTGCCCGTTGGAGGAAACGCGCTGGCGGACCCTGGCCGCCGATCCCGACACCTTGGGCACGGCCCTGCCCCACGTCTTCACCGGCGGGGACATGCACACCGGCCCGGCCCTGGTCATCACCGCACTGGGCGAAGGCCGCAAGGCGGCGCGATCCATCCACCAGTATCTCAACGGCGAGACGCCGCACGTGACCGAACGCACTCAGCGCGACCTACTGGCCTACACCATGTTCACCGATGTGCCCGACGTAGGCTATCGCGAGCGCTCCGAGATGCCGCTGCTGGCTCAATGCGACGAGCGAGCCTGCACTTTCGACGAAATCGAGGGCGCGCTGAGCGAAGAACAGGCCAAACACGAAACCTGCCGCTGCCTGCGTTGCGGCCTGACCTGCTACAACCGGGATATAGACAACGGCCAGGAATGCTTCAACGGTGACTGCGTAAAAAATCAGTAA
- a CDS encoding STAS/SEC14 domain-containing protein, with product MRISRGELKALWDDAKFGLAHRRNFRRLTAVGGPAWARWGVKLGESLMDCEVKLYPPEKLDQICEWIKA from the coding sequence ATGCGGATTTCAAGGGGGGAGCTCAAGGCTCTGTGGGACGACGCCAAGTTCGGCCTGGCCCACCGCCGGAATTTCCGTAGGCTGACCGCGGTCGGCGGCCCGGCCTGGGCCCGCTGGGGCGTCAAGCTCGGCGAATCGCTCATGGACTGCGAGGTCAAGCTCTACCCGCCGGAAAAGCTGGATCAGATCTGTGAATGGATCAAGGCCTGA